From the genome of Tissierellales bacterium:
TGGCAATATAAACCGCCTGTACAGCTACACCTATCATTATCCCCGATGTCACATCTCCTAATATAAGTCCTACAATTAAACCTGAAACCAATGGTCTCGTAAGTGTGTACCATCCACCAGTCAAACCAAAGACCCACGGACAGCTTAGTGATCCTAAATAGCAAAAAATACCTATCAGGATAGCTTGAATTAACATAAAGTCCCCTCCTTTAATTTAAGTGCAATGCACTCTTCTTTAGACCTCCCTTTGGAAGATTCTAGAATTTATCGCGAACACTCTCCCAAGTGTAGGCTTTCTTTTCCGGAACCAATTGAAACTCAATTTCATATCCAGCTTCAACTAAAACATCAAACGCCTTAGCTTCTTCTGGTGTAACACAAGCATTAGAACCAACTGTAATCGCTCCATCTCTAGAGCTCATAGGTCCTACATTTATTTTTTTTACACCCAATTCAAATCCACCTTGTACTAATTTAGCAAGAGTAATAGGTGTCTTTGCTATTATAAAGTAATTTTTTTTACTCCCTTGAGCCTGTGGTAATTTTTGAAGTCCTTCAGCGACTGAAAGCACAACAGCTTTTACTCCCACAGGAGCCGCATTCTTATAAACCATTGACAATACCTTATCTTTAGCAATATCATCATCTACCGCTATTATTCCATCGCATGGACGTATCTTAGACCAAACTACCACAATTTGACCATGTATCACTCTATCATCTATTCTCACAAAACTTACTGACATCTAAAATCCCCCTTAAAATTCATCCTCTTCATCTTCTA
Proteins encoded in this window:
- a CDS encoding PTS sugar transporter subunit IIB, giving the protein MSVSFVRIDDRVIHGQIVVVWSKIRPCDGIIAVDDDIAKDKVLSMVYKNAAPVGVKAVVLSVAEGLQKLPQAQGSKKNYFIIAKTPITLAKLVQGGFELGVKKINVGPMSSRDGAITVGSNACVTPEEAKAFDVLVEAGYEIEFQLVPEKKAYTWESVRDKF